One Cheilinus undulatus linkage group 22, ASM1832078v1, whole genome shotgun sequence DNA window includes the following coding sequences:
- the LOC121504808 gene encoding uncharacterized protein LOC121504808, which translates to MLLLLSCVIIAGITTEGSLMTHHGVKSSSICLQAGHSSAHENVIWSFNSTVFVYGKKLLSNNTGKMDYNPGNNTLCIDKLAETDSGDYKVTIYHMELGQLKQSSETHQLMVHEAVPTPVIRMSVMGSNSSAAFCIISINCSVLDEWLWTICDEDSCRTNQSFFNKFNISVSADSRSVYCSGHNLVSTKNVSARMDQTCHRKISIEDEETAFSVIVIIIAVGAGVAICALSCLIKGLFSTKCNQTSSAPLIHSQPIEDQPQPVNRGSTSSSQPDAAYENVDVTQPSQINNRSSNPREELRSAESWTVDTIYSVLQLPNAASSLKNRDRDNSPRENELSQEASTSASVILRGPDAPMEVETLYSVLKKPK; encoded by the exons ATGTTGCTGCTTCTGAGCTGTGTGATAATTGCAG GAATCACAACAGAAGGCTCACTGATGACACACCATGGAGTGAAGAGCAGCTCAATATGTCTACAAGCTGGACATTCATCAGCACATGAGAATGTTATATGGAGTTTCAATAGTACAGTTTTTGTTTATGGCAAAAAATTACTGTCTAACAACACTGGGAAAATGGATTATAACCCAGGGAATAACACCTTGTGTATCGACAAACTTGCAGAAACAGACAGTGGTGATTATAAAGTTACAATTTATCATATGGAACTGGGACAGTTGAAACAGTCTTCTGAGACCCACCAATTAATGGTTCATG AAGCTGTTCCAACTCCAGTTATCAGGATGTCAGTAATGGGCTCCAACTCATCTGCTGCATTCTGCATCATATCAATAAACTGCTCTGTTCTGGATGAGTGGTTATGGACTATCTGTGATGAAGACAGCTGCAGGACAAATCAAagctttttcaataaattcaaCATCTCAGTCTCTGCTGACAGCAGATCTGTGTACTGCAGTGGACACAACCTTGTCAGTACAAAAAATGTGTCTGCAAGGATGGatcaaacat gcCATAGGAAAATTAGCATTGAAGATGAAGAGACAGCATTCAGTGTGATAGTAATTATAATCGCAGTTGGAGCAGGTGTAGCCATTTGTGCACTTTCCTGTTTGATTAAGGGACTCTTTTCAACAAAATGTAATCAG ACATCCAGCGCACCGTTGATACACAGCCAGCCAATAGAGGACCAACCACAACCTGTGAACAGAGGCTCCACATCTTCTAGTCAGCCTGACGCTGCTTATGAAAATGTGGACGTCACCCAGCCCAGCCAGATTAACAACAGAAGCAGCAACCCAAGGGAAGAGCTGAGGTCAGCAGAAAGTTGGACAGTAGATACCATCTACAGTGTTTTACAACTGCCCAATGCTGCCAGTTCTCTTAAAAACCGTGACAGAGATAATAGTCCAAGAGAAAATGAGCTATCACAAGAGGCATCCACTTCAGCATCTGTCATTCTCAGGGGGCCAGACGCTCCCATGGAAGTTGAAACACTGTACAGTGTTTTGAAGAAGCCAAAATGA